In Chlorogloeopsis sp. ULAP01, the genomic window TGCGATCGCTTCTGTGCAGTAACTACTGGGTGTCCAGATTTCATGAAAAAGATTAAGAGCAGGTAGCCATTCTTTTGGGAATTCTGGAAGTTCCCATGCCCAAAATCCAATGTTATATTTTTTCTGAAAATATGCAGGACTAGTAGAATTAATAAAAGTGTGGATCATATCCACATTGACTTGTACAATATTTACTGGATAAGGATTTTTCTCTGAGAAATCAGTGTAAGTAGAGTCTAACTTTCTGTGCATGGTATTAAAATTGCAATTGTTAATTACAAAAGGAATACCAGCAGCTTCTAAAGCTCTTATAGTTCCTCTAACTCCTTCACCTAGTCCAAATTCACTGTTTACATAGCCTGAAATATTAACACCAAGAGGAAAATTTGCAACCTTAGTTGAAATTTCGGGTGTTGATTGCATAATTGTCCTCCTTGAATATCTAATATATTTTTGGATTGAAAATCGCTGGCTGTATCTAGGTTGTATTTTCTAAGATCATGATGCTTGCTTTGACAGCACCAGTTGATGAGAGCGTTACCTGTAAACCTGTAAATTAAAACAATATTTAACTCACATAAGTAGCACAGTACAAAGAAATTGAACTAGTTAAGATCGTTATTAGTCATGAGTAAGAGCTTCAGCTATTTTACATTCCTTAACGCGTATCGCTTTGATTCCACCTACTTACTTAATTACGGATTGTCACTCAATGCTTTTAAATCACAATCAACCATTAACTCTACTAACTGTTGAAAGGAATACTGGGGTTTCCAACCTAATTGTGCTTTAGCTTTGTAAATACAACCAACTAACTGTACAGGCTCATCTGGGCGATAAAAAGCGGGATCGACAGAAACATAATCCTGCCAATCTAATCCCAAACAATTAAAAGCACACTCTACTAACTCCCGCACTGAGTGAGTTTCGCCACTACCAATAATATAGTCATCTGGTTTTTCTTGCTGGAGCATCATCCACATCGCGCACACTGCATCTTTGGCATAGCACCAGTCACGTCGAGCATCTAAGTTACCCAGCTTCAATTCATTGGCTAAACCTAGTTTAATCATCGCCGCAGTACGGGTGATTTTGCGAAATACAAACTCTGTTCCACGCCGTGGAGATTCGTGAGTGTAAGTAATACCGCAACAACCAAATAGTTTATATTGTTGGCGATAATTTACTGTCATCCAGTGGGCGTATGCTTTGGCAACACCGTAGGGATTACGCGGGCGAAAAGCAGTGCGTTCGGTTTGAGGAGATTCATCGGGTTGACCGAATACTTCGCTACTGGAAGCTTGGTAAAATCTAGCATCTGGCTTACAGCGTCGGATTGATTCTAAAAGACGGGAAACACCAAGGGCGGTATATTCAGCAGTTAGAGCGGGTTGTGTCCAAGATAAAGGAACGTAGCTTTGAGAAGCAAGGTTATAAATTTCATCCGGTTGACAATCGCTCACAACATCCATGAGCGAAGATTGATCCAATAAATCGCCAGATACAATTTGGATTTGGTTGAAAAGGTGATTGATCCGCTCTAGATTGCTGGTGCTAGAACGGCGAACTAAACCGTATACTTGGTAGCCTTTTTCTAAAAGAAGTTCGGCGAGATAGGAACCGTCTTGCCCAGTTAATCCGGTAATTAGAGCCTTTTTGGTCATACTTGCTAGAAATCGACTTTATAGTAATTTATACAGCATTGTCGTTTTTACTATTAAAGCAAGCTGCACCCACTTTTGCTATTGTCAAAACCAAAATATACTGTTCGGATGGATCAAAAATTCTTAAGTTTCCTACTTCCCTGCTGCTTTGAAGTTCTGGCTCCATCAATCATTTTCGTTGGTGTATGTATGCCATGGCAGAGAGTGCGATCGCCATCTTGTGAATAAAATTTGTGTAGGCGCAGCCCGCCACAAGCATCGCTGTTGTGTATTGCGTTATGCTGTTGCGATCGCTTCTTAAAGGCAAAGGGCAGAAGGGAAAGATTCGCTGTCATTTCTTGATTATGAACTCTGCTCATGAATGATCCTCTAGTTTTTGTGGGAGCATCCCAAATGTTTGAGTTTATTTTTAAACGCAGAGTCACGCAGAGGATCGCAGAGCGTTAAGCAGAGTTACTTTATTTTGTGTTTTGAAAAAATTAGGATACTGCCCTTCTTGTTATTAGGTTGAACCTAGTAACGAGGGTTAGAAGTCACTGATTTGATGTGAGAGAAGATCACGAGTGAGGTTCTCCTAGCAAGACAGTTGAACAATTGAGTTCTTTAATTACCTCGGTTGTTACTTCACTGACAGCTAATCCACCAGCAGTACGATAACGAGTAGAACGCATCACAACCAAATCAAATGCCTCAGCTTCGCGGATAATAACTCTGGCAATATCATCATTAAGAATGGTTTTGACACTAGTATTTACCTGCAACTTGCTTTGGGCAGCAATCTCAGCAAGCTGTGACTCAAATTTACTCACTTGAGCTTGAGGTGTTCGGCGATCGCACACGTGTAATAAAACTACTTGCGCCCGATTTACATCGGCCAAAATTTGGGCAAATTTAACAGCACCTACGGTTTGTGGTGTTAAATCTCCCACTGGTACAAGAATACGCTGAATTTTTGTTGGACTACTCAAAAGCTGTGTAACTGCTACCGGACAGTGAGAAGACCAAAACACGCTATCAATGACATTACCAAATAAGCGAGCACGTAAGCCAGTATTACGCGACCAACCCATGACTACTAAATTGGCGTTTTCTTCTCGGCTGGTGCGGCTAATTCCTAAAGCTACATCGTCATCAATTCGAGTGACTGGCGAAGCTTCCACCCCAAATTCTTGACTGATTTCTAAAGCTCCTGCCAATCTTTGCCGACACTGAGTTAGTGCTGCATTTAATCGCGGATCGTCCATATGAACTCGACCGACTGCGATTGAGAGTGGTACGATTCTTCCAGATTCGTGACGTGCTAGCAGCGCTGCCATTTCGATTAGATAGCGCTGGGTTTTGGGATTATAAATTGGAACTACAACAGTGAATGGGCTGGGTGTGGGTGTTTGCTCTTCCACTTCTTCACCCATACTACTTTGCCACCAAGTT contains:
- a CDS encoding GDP-mannose 4,6-dehydratase produces the protein MTKKALITGLTGQDGSYLAELLLEKGYQVYGLVRRSSTSNLERINHLFNQIQIVSGDLLDQSSLMDVVSDCQPDEIYNLASQSYVPLSWTQPALTAEYTALGVSRLLESIRRCKPDARFYQASSSEVFGQPDESPQTERTAFRPRNPYGVAKAYAHWMTVNYRQQYKLFGCCGITYTHESPRRGTEFVFRKITRTAAMIKLGLANELKLGNLDARRDWCYAKDAVCAMWMMLQQEKPDDYIIGSGETHSVRELVECAFNCLGLDWQDYVSVDPAFYRPDEPVQLVGCIYKAKAQLGWKPQYSFQQLVELMVDCDLKALSDNP